In one Bacillus thuringiensis genomic region, the following are encoded:
- the metA gene encoding homoserine O-acetyltransferase MetA yields the protein MPIIIDKDLPARKVLQKENIFVMTKERAETQDIRALKIAILNLMPTKQDTEAQLLRLIGNTPLQLDVHLLHMESHLSRNVTQEHLTSFYKTFRDIENEKFDGLIITGAPVETLAFEEVDYWEELKHIMEYSKTNVTSTLHICWGAQAGLYYHYGVPKYPLKEKMFGVFEHEVCEQHVKLLQGFDELFFAPHSRHTEVRESDIREVTELTLLANSEEAGVHLVIGQGGRQVFALGHSEYSCDTLKQEYDRDRQKGLNIDVPKNYFKHNNPNEKPLVRWRSHGNLLFSNWLNYYVYQETPYIL from the coding sequence ATGCCGATCATAATTGATAAAGATTTACCGGCTCGCAAAGTGTTGCAAAAAGAAAATATTTTTGTAATGACGAAGGAGCGGGCAGAAACACAAGATATACGTGCTTTGAAAATTGCTATATTAAATTTAATGCCAACGAAGCAAGATACAGAGGCGCAATTACTTCGCTTAATTGGAAACACACCGTTACAATTAGATGTTCATTTGCTTCATATGGAATCACATCTATCTCGTAATGTAACGCAAGAACATTTAACAAGCTTTTATAAAACGTTTCGTGATATTGAAAATGAAAAGTTTGATGGGCTTATTATTACAGGAGCGCCAGTGGAGACCCTTGCTTTTGAAGAGGTAGATTATTGGGAAGAGCTTAAACATATTATGGAGTATTCAAAAACGAATGTAACATCTACGCTTCATATTTGCTGGGGAGCACAGGCTGGTTTGTACTATCATTATGGCGTTCCAAAGTATCCTCTTAAGGAAAAAATGTTCGGTGTGTTTGAACATGAAGTTTGCGAGCAACATGTGAAACTGTTACAAGGGTTTGATGAATTGTTTTTTGCCCCGCATTCTCGTCATACAGAAGTACGAGAGAGTGATATTAGAGAGGTGACAGAATTAACACTGTTAGCAAACTCTGAGGAAGCAGGTGTTCACCTTGTTATTGGGCAAGGAGGAAGACAAGTGTTTGCGCTTGGGCATAGTGAATATAGTTGTGACACGTTAAAGCAAGAATACGACCGGGACCGCCAAAAAGGGTTAAATATTGATGTGCCGAAAAACTATTTTAAGCATAATAATCCAAATGAGAAGCCGCTTGTACGGTGGAGGAGCCATGGGAATCTATTATTCTCTAATTGGCTGAATTATTACGTGTATCAAGAAACCCCTTATATATTGTAA
- a CDS encoding homoserine dehydrogenase → MKEIQVGLLGLGTVGSGVVRIITDHQERLIHQVGCPVKVTKVLVQNIEKEREVEVPSTLLTQDAHEILDNPNIDVVIEVMGGIDDAKSYILQALKSGKHVVTANKDLMALHGAELLATAKDNKADLFYEASVAGGIPILRSIVEGFSSDLITKVMGIVNGTTNFILTKMSDEGRAYNDVLKEAQQLGFAEADPTSDVEGLDAARKMTILATLGFSTNVELGDVKVKGITSITEEDIEYSKSLGYTIKLIGLAKRDGEKLEVTVEPTLLPNTHPLAAVQNEYNAVYVYGEAVGETMFYGPGAGSLPTATAVVSDLVAVMQNIRLGVTGNSAVVPQYQKVLKEPDEIVVKKFLRLHVKDEIGVFAKITSLFSERGVSFEKIIQMPLEEKGKAEIVIVTHRASLADYDYLLHTLQGYEEIDCLKANYRIEGDAK, encoded by the coding sequence ATGAAAGAAATTCAAGTTGGGTTATTAGGTCTTGGGACGGTTGGCAGTGGTGTGGTTCGTATTATTACGGATCATCAAGAACGACTCATACACCAAGTAGGTTGTCCAGTGAAGGTAACGAAAGTATTAGTGCAAAACATTGAGAAAGAGAGAGAGGTAGAGGTACCTTCTACTCTATTAACACAAGATGCACATGAAATTTTAGATAATCCAAATATTGATGTTGTCATCGAAGTGATGGGTGGCATTGATGATGCAAAATCATATATTTTACAAGCTTTAAAAAGCGGAAAGCATGTTGTAACTGCAAATAAAGACTTAATGGCATTACATGGAGCTGAATTATTAGCGACAGCAAAAGATAATAAGGCTGATTTATTCTATGAGGCGAGTGTGGCAGGGGGAATTCCAATTTTACGCAGTATCGTAGAAGGATTTTCTTCAGATCTTATTACGAAAGTAATGGGAATTGTAAATGGAACGACTAATTTTATTTTGACGAAAATGTCAGACGAAGGGAGAGCATATAACGACGTGTTAAAAGAAGCCCAACAACTTGGATTTGCAGAAGCGGATCCAACATCAGATGTAGAAGGTTTAGATGCAGCAAGAAAAATGACAATTTTGGCTACCCTTGGTTTCTCTACAAATGTAGAGCTTGGAGATGTGAAGGTAAAAGGGATTACTTCTATTACAGAAGAAGATATTGAATACAGTAAGAGTTTAGGATACACGATTAAATTAATCGGTCTTGCGAAGCGAGATGGTGAAAAATTAGAGGTTACAGTTGAACCGACTTTACTTCCAAATACACATCCTCTTGCGGCCGTGCAAAACGAATATAACGCTGTATATGTGTATGGTGAAGCAGTTGGAGAAACAATGTTTTATGGACCAGGTGCAGGAAGTTTACCGACAGCAACGGCTGTTGTTTCCGACCTAGTAGCTGTAATGCAAAATATTAGATTAGGGGTAACAGGAAATAGTGCTGTAGTCCCGCAATATCAAAAGGTACTAAAAGAGCCAGACGAAATTGTTGTGAAGAAGTTTTTAAGACTTCATGTAAAAGATGAAATTGGTGTATTTGCAAAGATCACTTCATTATTCTCTGAGCGCGGAGTTAGCTTTGAAAAAATTATTCAAATGCCGCTTGAAGAGAAAGGAAAGGCTGAAATTGTAATTGTAACGCATCGTGCGTCTCTTGCTGATTATGATTATCTTCTACATACGTTGCAAGGGTATGAAGAAA